GGTTGTCAGAATATGGAAACTGCTGCACTGGAGCACATTGGACGTTGGTGCCCGTATGTTTCTTGCTGACAActcaatatattaaaagttcCTTTCTTCACTTAAAATCTATATATTGTCTTTCctgttttaatttatttctctATAGTTCACATAAGTGAGCAGTATTTTAGAATGAAGGGTAATTCAAGAAAAGGTTTTAGATGCTTGATCCATAAATAAACTACAATATGGTTTCTTATTACATTGGCAAGAGTGTGGGTTACCCTACCTTttacttcagaaaaaaaaagtagttgttGCACTCTGGCATTGTTATTTAATTATCTTACCTGCATTTTTAGAGCTATGTCATATTGATATTTTGTTGCACTAACAGTAGATGATTTGCTTTCTGTCAAAACAGGGGTCTTTTGGAATTATCTCTAATTTATTGTCCAAGGATCCGGGACAGTGCATTTCTGGAGGTTGGTAGAGGTTGCTCCCTTCTCAGGTCTCTTTATTTGGTCGACTGTTCAAGAATAAGTGATGATGCCTTGTGCTACATAGCTCAAGGTTGCAAGAACTTGACTGAACTTTCTATTCGGCGTGGTTATGAGGTACTTTTGACATTTGCATAGATATTCTGCAACTAGCATACATGGTGAAATATGTCAAATATAAGATTTGACATGTTTTAGAATTAAAGTGTTAGATGGAATGACATGATTTGGTTATTACCATCTTTATTCTTTTACCATATGCAgcaatgagaaaaaaattcaaatatcttTAGTTGATTGAAGTTCATTTTGTATGCAGATAGGAGACAAAGCATTGATATCTTTTGCTGAGAACTGTAAATCGCTTAGAGAGTTAACACTCCAATTTTGTGAGAGGTAAATATTATCATGCATTTAACCATCCAATTTATCTATCTTGTCCATTACTCCATGCACATCATCCCCTTACCGAAGCTCATTATAATTCTTGTTACACTTTGTTGAATGATTGGTATTAGGAAACAACTTAGATTCATAGATTGATTAATCATATCTTAGCCTATTAGGAGTGACATTGACCACGTTGTTATGCAAGACAACCTAACATTTGATAGTTGGGATAAGGACTGGCCTCTACAGTATCAAATATTCGACAGCATTTCTACAGCTCCATCCTATGCATGCTGTTCGAACTAGCACCCTTGGGGGATTGTATGTTCTGAATGCATCACTAGACATATCAGTTTCTAAATTTTGTTGCAACTTCCTTTCCAGGGTATCTGATGCAGGGCTGACTGCAATTGCTGAAGGCTGTCCTCTTCGAAAGTTAAACTTGTGTGGATGCCAACTAATCACTGATAATGGGCTCACTGCAATTGCAAGAGGATGCCCTGATCTGGTCTACTTGGATATAAGTGTTCTCCGGGTACATCACTTGTCACACTGAATTTCTTTTATGAAAAATTATCTGAAAATTGTGGTATCAATGAATAAGGCTTACTATGGTCCGCGCAGTTAGGATTCAGGACTAAAATCAGCTCATTTCAACCAAGGAACACGTAAAGAACATATGATGATACTATACTAGATACAGCTGTAGGTTTTGGTATGCAGAGAActtcaaaattttataatttgaatAGTCTGTGTTTTAGTAGTTGTAGATCAAAGAGTTAATACTAGAAATAGATGGTCATAAAGAAGACGAACAAAAAGGATTATCTCTGTAAGATACAGCAAATAACAGGCCTATGAATAAGTTTTTATCTGCACTAATATGAAGTTCGTCATGATATCTTCTCCATTAACCAGCACTCAAATTATTCCTTTGTTTAGTTGTCTGGTGCCTTATACATAAGGTACCAGGAGTATTGCGGtacatatatgtgttcaaaATTTATGGCTCCAGACAAAATTTGTTTAGTGCTTGTGTGGCGCGTGTGCTTGTCACAGACTCTGCTCCAACAATCGATAAATGATGTTTACTTTACAGGATTTACAGCTATTTCTTAGACAATCCTCTTATATACCCATCTGTCATTATGCGAGAGCAGTGTGATTATTTTACCTTATTTTCTGATGCCTTGTTCTCTTCAACCAACAGTCCATAGGAGACATGGCGCTTGCGGAGATCGGTGAAGGTTGCTCGCAGCTTAAAGATATCGCGCTGTCCCACTGTCCAGAGGTCACTGATGTTGGTCTAGGCCACCTTGTCAGGGGCTGCCTGCCGCTGCAGTCATGCCAGATGGTGTACTGCAGGCGAGTGAGCAGCACAGGAATAGCGACTATCGTCTCGGGCTGCCCCAAGTTGAAGAAGCTCCTCGTTGAGGAGTGGAAGGTGAGCGAGAGGACGCGGCGCAGAGCAGGATCAGTCTTGTCGTTCCTCTGCACCGGGCTTTAACctgaaaatggaaaaaaaaatctgtgttTTAACAACTCTGTTGTTGGTCAGAAATCGTGCTCATGAGTTGCTGCACCCTGTGCCATAGCTTGTTTAGCTGAAAAAAAGGTTGTATTAACTGCAAATAAAATGGTGTTCTATGTATGTTACTATGATATAAAAATTATGAACCAAATAAACAGGGTTCAGTCAAACTCAAGTGAATGAATTGTCGCAAGTTCAATTATATGAACAAATGTACATTTGCATTACTTAACCTTGTTGTCCTGCCTGTCACTCTAAAGTAGAGCATGATTTTTTTACTCATTCTTTAAGTGTATTAGAAGATGAGACTGATTGTCACATTTGGGATTGCTTTAACCTGCAACATTCTAAGCAGGTTGCCTCCGGCATCTGGAATCGCTTGGTATCCCCTCATCAAAcaaggatcttttttttttttttttttttgcttctgaTCATGCAAAGCACCTTTTAGCATCTGATTCATGTTTTCTCAGCTTCAAGAAACGAATGAATTCTTTGCTCCTGCATACCCTCTGCTTCCTTCCTACGCTACtgtctttcttcttcttcttgagaTACCTTATCCACTCCAACCCAAAAACATCAAGTTGAAGCATCTAtaaaagttcatcatcctccaTTTCTACACCGAGAATCGAACCACGAAAAACACTCACACACCCACGAATGCGCCGCTAAAAAAGCGCAAATAGGCAGCTTCCAATGGAGAAAGGCACTGTAGGTGGCATTGGCATGTGTGACCGTCTCTTGACGTTCCTCGCCAAGAACCTGTCCATGAACCGGCAGAAGACCATCACCGATGGCCCAAGAAAtgacagcagcaacaacaatggCGGCCATGAAgaggaaagaggaggagaagaagacgacgacgagttCACCATTGAGATCGAGAAGGCCGAGGTGTTGCTAGTCGACGagaaagacgacgacgacgaccacaaGAGCATCACGGCCACCATTCTTGAAGAGAAAAGCACTGAAGTGGCGACGAGCAATGGAGGAGCAAGTGTGCAGAAGGAGGACGAAGAAGGTGGCCGTCGTAATGATCCTCCGGTGGCTGCAGAAGCTgcgacggtggcggaggcggcgccggtgaaggaggagaagaaggtgaaGAAGACGGTGACGATCAAGGAGGaatccggcgcggcggcggcggcggggtcggcgtcgtcggcggtgaaGAGGTTGCTGTCCAAGAAGAGGCAGGCGTCGTCGAGCCAGCTCGGAGgggatcacgacggcggccagCAGACgaagccgccggcgaggcggccggggCTCCGGCCGAGGATGCCGTCGATCCTGAGGGTGCCGTCCAACATCAACGAGAAGTCGTCGAGCTTCATCGAGGAGCGCAAGAagagcttcggcggcggcggtgccggcgccggcggcaagcCGGAGAAGTGAAGGATGCATGTGCACGTGTGACGTGTCAGCTAGCGTGAAGTGCTTGTGTGCGCGCGcgtgttggttaattaattaatttggataATCGATTGTTCGTTCTTTACTTCTGTCCAAGGGGCTTGCTTGATCATGAAATTAAATTCgttattgtgaaaaaaaaatataaaatttataccGTTGTTATATACCTTTTGctctatgtttttcttttgcctcAATATATTGCTTGTCGTTCCTGGATTTATTTTAACGACCCACACAAGACGTGGAATTTCCTATATGTTAATACAGtaccaaaaaaatattataacatTGAAAGAttgtaatcagaaaaaaaaaatcaccatcaCGTGCTAGCAGCTTCTCACACAAATTCAAGCAACCCACAAGATTGGAACTTAgttccccacaaaaaaaaaatattttgttgaaAAATCCAAATATAAAGCTTTGTTAAAAATACAGGTGGGTATGATAATTTCTTAAAAAAccttttgaaacttttttttaacttgtcaTGCTGTAAGCAGAGGTGCTAGCAGACAGTAGTAACTTGCCTTGAGTTACCGTGCCAATGTCCGTATACATATACCATGCATGGACAAAAGatttgtttgtaaaaaaaataaattgtacaGAGAGAACATGTTTTcttataaaggaaaaaaatattttgaaattttaaattaaagtttcaaaaataaaataaataatccaaGGTTCACCTTTCTGATTGAGCGACCACCGGCAATACGACTGTTTTTGCCAAATTTGCATAAAtgcttatcaaattttagttaaatttattgttttaaatttgaattcggAAAAGATATACTAAAATTTACTTGGAATATACTTTCATTCATCCCATACTGAAACATCAAAATTTCGCAGTTTTCGATCAATAACTCAGACcactaagagcatcaccaacagtctatCTATTCCATCCCTAATCctatttttttgggattttggttaaaaaaaactgatcCAACAGATTCCCAAAAGAACTCTGGACGTTTTAGAGTTTCCATCTCCAATTTTCTCGGTACGTGTATTTGAGGGTGAGAGAACGACTCCCAATCCCCTCCTTCCGcatttctcctctccttcccgcgTCGGGGCGATCTCCTTCTGCGCACGGGAAAGGAAAGAAACTAGATTTTCTGTTGGTAGTTTAACAGAAGGGCCCACTTTTAGTTTTTGtgattgaatttaggctatttCTTGGAGGAATGGGTTTTTTCACcacctattttcagtttaggaaacccaaaaattaaattttagggaTAGATTATTGgtagactgttggtgatgctctaacaCAACGATATCACATCAGTTATCAAATATGGAAACCGAACATGAGCCACAGCAAGTGCAACCCACTCTCTTGGACCTTTATGTCTGGTACCAATATTTCAACTAGGCGCCTACAAATTGGGCGCAATCGGACGCTATTTCACCAAGTAGATTGAACATGTTTCACTAAATAcatcgaaaatgtttcagtcttttaaaaagctgaaacataATCAAATCACcttatgaaacattttgctacaatgtATGAAACAGCGGTttcgaaaaaaaatcagacgttGTTCATCCTATATAAAACAATATTTcaacaaatagcgaaagaatgtttcaattcttaaaaaaagtgaaagaCGATCAGATCGCTAGATGAAATAATTTGGTTCAATATATGCAACAAAAGATTTGAAGCTATTGCAACACTTAAACCCTGTGTACATCAACAACCCACGTGTCCATCAAGATGAAATTATTAAACAGTATCAAAactcactgcaacatttgattcatacatagtTAAATATCACGAGTatactagctgaaacattgttggtggaaaaaaaatgaaacggatcCTCCTTAATTATAGGACGTTTCTGTTATATCCGGGTAACCGTTGCAAATGGGGCGCACTGTGGTGGAGACACATGGTGAGCGCGGGTGCGCGTGGTGGCGGCATGTTGGCGGCGGACGCGCGGGTGCCCGACTTTTATTGGCGCGCATCGGGCACCCGACGCAAAGGATTTTCCATATTTCAGTACGCGGAGAACCGCTGGCGGCGATGGATCGATCAACAACGTCGACGGCGTCGTCAAATGTTATTGGCAAACGTGACACTCTTCTtgattttctcttttaattattttgtcCCGTACATTGCACAATTAACATATGACGTGTCCATATCAGAAGCGTCCTCTTAATCTTTCACATGTATTTAAAAACATGTGTCAAAGGTACTACTTTGTCAAGTTTTATTTAGGACCATTCGGTGCATGCATGCGTGATGACTGATCGACACGCAAATCCAACGTCGACGATCTTTGTTTACTGTTTTGCATAGAAATAGACAATATTAATTAGCCATCGGCGTGTTATGACTTTTAAGAGTCAATGTGGTACTAAGATCTTTAATTTGGTGATGGCTACTAGCTTGTTGAATCTAAATACTGATCCTTGTTTCAAACATGGGTCGTTTTATAGCGTATACtcactttgttttgttttattgtaTAAGACGTTTACGTTTATTATAagttaaacttctttaaatttataaaaatagtgTAATAAGTAcagtactaaattagtttcattaaattaaccattaaatacatatatttacaGTCTAagtaatttgttttttgttaGAAACTGTagtacatttttctataaattattgcttgatcaaatttgaaaaggagaaaaattaGAAACATTTTATGATATAGAACGGTGGAAGCATTAATCAataagaaaattgtgttgcCATGCAATTATTACTTACTATTATCTCCGTTCCAAAGAGGCTAAAGCTGTAGCATTGTAAAGATAAATTAATAGGAAAGGAAAGGACTGAGATGTCCCCGGCCTCATGAATTTAGAGATGGTTGAGAGTGAGGAGGTTGAGGTTAAAATGGGAAGATATATAAATTCTAGATGTAATTGGAGTGGAAGAATATTAGAGtagaagttatattttgaaataaattctAGGGGTTAGAAGTTAGCTTTTAGTTAAGTGTATATTCTTTGCACCACGTGGTACGAAACATTCGAGTATTCTTTACTGGAGTTCCCCTTGACTGTTACTACTAGTACACTGTTTTATAGCTGATGTTATTTTGATATGCAAGTAGAAATTGTCTGCCATTCCACggacaggtgggcccatgaaATTGAAGTCAAAGGTCAAGCAAATATGTTTTGGGGGCAAATGTTCATGCAATTTTCCTTGTCGATTTCGTGTCCCCTCGACAATTATTCTTGCATATGGTACGTATACTATTCCACATcttcaattaattaattcaacACATACATATAATTACGCAGGAATAATATACGACCTCTTAAACATTACTAAGTCTaactaatatataaaaataacattATATTCAGTCAATTTTCCAGTACATATGTTCTTGATAATTATGGACTTGTCGGCGGCATCTGTAACAAACcaatatttcctccgtttcatattataaaactttctagtattgtctatgtgtgcctagattcactaacatctatatgaatatgaacaatgctagaaagtttagTATGTGTTAAACAATTAAGCATAGAATTTGTCATTTGATATTATTCCAGCTGGGTTTTGAATTATTCAATATTAACATGGACAGGTTAATGTAGGATCGAAttacaagaactaagccaaccagaggaggggtgaatggttgatataccccaaaacccaaacttttagcggaaataaaagttaccctcaaattcgatgtaGATCAGTCTGACCGAGGTtgatccgccggtctgaccgagctcGTGCCGCCGGTCTTACTGGTGTTGATCCGCCGGTCCAACCGCCTAAAGATTGCCTGCCGCGTGTgaagtcgccgccggtctgaccgcctttcctccgtcggtctgaccgccgcctgccgccggtctgacctgaaacacaaatcgaagaactcttaaagtagatgacaactttattgcttctctctgtgtttacaaagtgcaccaacaacactccttacaaaaaatctcgactaaacttgaaaccctaactaaactagcaactcaattgctctcaaaagcgatactaggaagcctcacgctccccctctatttatacatgaggtaggcagcctaaagccacgaaccaaactcatactaagagtcctaaacaccttaggaaaccctctagtacaaaacacaaactttacataaccaatcgtaccaaatttggactccttccaaattcgactccgcatcccatacgcacacaatacctccattgtatgccatatggaatatttaccaaccacgtgcatcaactctagccttagtatcccgcatgatgtCTGActaccacggacatcgtcttaccaccaagccgactcccggtccatcaccgcaaatacttggggcaaatactctcccaaggcatcgagtcacctacacatgaaacaaacaaagaaacaatattccgagaccaagctatccccaacttgactcattagtagcaaacaacagtattacatacgtatagtatccatctagaagccataaccatgaaacaatcacggatatccaaagaaacaacccgaaaccgaaactgatacagcgtcggccggtcagactgcggGCCGGCTAGTCTGACCGCTCAACACaagccagtctgaccggcaacctccGCCCAGTCTGACCGGTCCCGACAAAACAACAaaccctgttcatcacctgaaaattgattatctccaaaaccacttcatgaataaattccaaatatcaaaaaccaataatcacagataccaattattcatcacagaataaaaatcaaaacacacattgatcttACAGTTAATTCTGAGTTTATCTCAAGGTAGACGCCGTGAGTAGCCCGGGCTTTGCTAGCTGATTGAACTATTCAGTTACATACAGTGTTACAGACAATAATGATCACAAAAAGTTTGTCCTCTCCGAGtgtttttctttgaaaaaattACACCAACTAGAAGGCATCTTCCCAGAAAGGAAGCTGTCAATGATATATTTCCTTGACCAAATCGGCATTAGAAAGATCATTACTGCGTACTTGTTGCATATTATATAGACAGAAGGAAGTTTACTCCTTTGTTCTTGCATGCTGTCCTCTAAATAATACTACTAGTCTCATTGTCTCAGTTGTCACAAATACATTATCAAAGTCAATTAGGGACAAGAGGATATATGGAATTGTAGATACTGGTGTACTCTCTTCACTGTAATTACAGTAGAACCATGTGCAGATTAAGACTGATTGCTTTGACGTTCAGACAAAATTTTGTCATATGCAACAAATTTCACCACCAGCTGAatggtttgaagccaaaattTCCTCTTAATTTTGGTGTGCTCTGTTTAAACCTTGATGTCCATGATATAACGTGCACATATTTTTTAGTGCAGAGGCCAAAAGCTATACTtccatatttttcttaaaaaaaattgtcttaaTTAGTAGCTGCTGTTAATTACCAATTCCATAGATGCATAATATATGCGGAGGTGCTTGCGCAGCAAGAACTAGCGATATTGGGAAAAGGTAAAGGTTAATTATTTTGACCAAAGTAATTAGGTGATTACGTAGACACCATCGACTTTGACCGATTTTTACTTCTCACGTTTGCTTTGTGCTGCCGCCGCTAGCTTAGATCGAGTTCTAGCAATAAATATCTAATTAATTGTATCAATCACGTAGTCGATCGTTCAACATACAGTTTGTGCTTGTAGCTAAAGAGTTTCTGGTCGTATTTTCTGCTACGAATGCGTcccactccctccgtttctaaatatttaacgccgctaacttttttaaatatgtttgaccatttatcttattaaaaaatttaagtaattattaattatttttctatcatttgattcattgttaaatatacttatatatatatatatatatttttacatatttcacaaaagtttttgaataagacgaacggtcaaacgtgtgttaaaagttaacggtgtcaaatatttagaaacggaaggagtatatattcAGCGATGTGACCTATTGATCTAATCCGTTTagctaaattaattaactaCGCATGTACGAATGAAGGGATTTAATTTGTGAAGTCTCGTATAGTTCATAATTTTGTGGTAATTAAAACATTGATGTCATTCACAGAGAAGAACTACTTGATCATTTCTGTGGCGAACCAAAATATCTTTCGGAAAGAAACCACTACAATGTCACAATATTTATATActtgatatatgtatatacttttagagtaaatttccgATGTTTTACTTTGGACTATCCTTTAACCAATTTTTACTTTGGACCAGATATTTTTACCTTTGAgacactttggaccaccctcgATTCTTTTATCCATCTATATCCAACTTGTTATATGTCAAATAAATGATCTTACATACATATAGCTATAAGAGCTATTTGACAAGTAGGAGCCGACATACTCGAGATCATTCATATGCTTTTAGAAGAGAGTCGAGTGGTCCAGAGTGAAATAAATGTAAGATTACCCAATTCAAAATGAAAAGATTGGTTACAGGTGATCTAAAGTGAAACATaggaaataaaatatatatggtacAAAGTGAATTTTACTCTTACTTTTTATGCAGTAGTATATGATGAAAAAAGACCATACTTGGTAGatatttttgcatatatatagatttatttagatgttatcAACAGCTTATTAATTACTCGTTGTCTGCATATGGTTTTGACTGTCGGCTACAATAGGACAAAAATAAATGTTCTTCAGTTCTTGATAGTCCAAGATATGTCATTGGGTTGAAACTAGTTTTCCAAGAAGAAGTCCCATCTCATGGCCGACTCGATAATATCAGCCTCAGACATATATGAGACATGTCAAAATGCATCAAATTCCACATTTCCTTATCTCCCGTGTGATAATTTTTATCATTTGTTTAGTGCTGGTCAATTGCTAGTGCCTGGTCTTTGCATCCGTCTGCCACTCTGTTGAATAGTGCCATGcaatgcatgttttttttcccaaaaccaAACCATACAACTTTCAGTTATAAAGGGAAACCAGAATGGTAGACCATgcaattcatttatttttctgaaTTGAACTTTCAGTTGTAAAGGGAATCATGCATGCAGAGATAGCATGTCAAAATTGCATGTCAAAATTACCTCTGCCTTTTTATGCTTGATATGCAAGGCCAGCAAGATTCAGAAAGAAATATCTTACCAATGTAAATGTCAAAATCTACCAGCTGCATGCATAT
The nucleotide sequence above comes from Oryza glaberrima chromosome 11, OglaRS2, whole genome shotgun sequence. Encoded proteins:
- the LOC127753929 gene encoding uncharacterized protein LOC127753929, with protein sequence MEKGTVGGIGMCDRLLTFLAKNLSMNRQKTITDGPRNDSSNNNGGHEEERGGEEDDDEFTIEIEKAEVLLVDEKDDDDDHKSITATILEEKSTEVATSNGGASVQKEDEEGGRRNDPPVAAEAATVAEAAPVKEEKKVKKTVTIKEESGAAAAAGSASSAVKRLLSKKRQASSSQLGGDHDGGQQTKPPARRPGLRPRMPSILRVPSNINEKSSSFIEERKKSFGGGGAGAGGKPEK